One genomic window of Arvicanthis niloticus isolate mArvNil1 chromosome 24, mArvNil1.pat.X, whole genome shotgun sequence includes the following:
- the LOC143438268 gene encoding CD209 antigen-like protein A, producing MLQLISIVLLAGLLMAILVKGSGVSKYQEHDLEKQHILQKLDQLKAGLDHLCRHCPWDWTLFQGNCYLFSTFQKNWKESVTARKNMGAQLVVIKSNEGQEPNNDYGNEDCAVISNDGWNDISCLAMSFWICKKPVSPCST from the exons ATGCTGCAGCTCATCTCCATTGTGCTCTTGGCTGGTCTCCTCATGGCTATCCTTGTCAAAG GCTCTGGGGTTTCTAAATACCAAGAACATGATCTGGAAAAGCAACACATCCTCCAGAAACTGGACCAGCTAAAGGCTGGACTAG ACCACCTATGTCGCCACTGCCCCTGGGACTGGACCCTCTTCCAAGGAAACTGTTACTTATTCTCCACATTCCAAAAGAATTGGAAGGAATCTGTTACTGCCCGCAAAAACATGGGAGCCCAACTAGTTGTCATAAAAAGTAATGAGGGGCAG GAACCCAACAACGACTATGGCAATGAAGATTGTGCAGTAATTTCAAATGATGGATGGAATGATATCTCATGTTTAGCTATGTCATTTTGGATCTGCAAGAAACCTGTATCGCCTTGCTCTACGTGA